A single window of Anaerocolumna chitinilytica DNA harbors:
- a CDS encoding YaaL family protein has translation MKLFAKRKRQDNTALLNEIQMTKLALESAYSNFENVVDPDLIDCYIYEVNAVQKRYKFLLKQAKILEDECGLI, from the coding sequence ATGAAATTATTTGCCAAAAGAAAAAGGCAAGATAACACCGCACTGTTGAATGAAATTCAAATGACAAAGCTTGCTCTGGAATCTGCTTATTCCAATTTTGAGAATGTGGTAGATCCTGATTTAATCGACTGCTATATTTATGAAGTGAATGCTGTCCAAAAACGATATAAATTTCTCCTAAAACAAGCAAAAATACTGGAAGATGAATGTGGTCTGATTTGA
- a CDS encoding A24 family peptidase, translated as MRNIDYRFFCILALLAVAIREDFKSYKIPNYLAVIGITVSFATYMTEHGTAGILFWFLGILFPFLILFPLFLIRAVGAGDIKLFCVIGGFYGIAFGFQIILLSFLTAAFFSIILIIRKGQFQKRLFVLKNYIRKLYLAKEMPEKEPNWYHYYDRELEKNVDNGVLHFSVSILVGFVISVLLAVFFPGLPIVSLFSI; from the coding sequence GTGAGGAATATCGACTACAGATTCTTTTGCATACTTGCTCTTCTTGCAGTAGCTATAAGAGAAGATTTTAAGTCGTATAAGATACCTAATTACCTGGCAGTCATTGGCATCACAGTGAGTTTTGCTACCTATATGACAGAACATGGAACAGCAGGTATCCTATTTTGGTTTTTGGGAATTCTTTTCCCATTTCTTATTCTGTTTCCCCTATTTTTAATCAGAGCTGTTGGAGCTGGTGATATCAAATTATTTTGTGTTATCGGGGGGTTTTACGGAATAGCATTTGGTTTTCAGATAATTCTTTTATCATTTCTGACAGCGGCGTTTTTTTCTATTATTCTGATAATTCGAAAAGGTCAATTCCAAAAAAGATTATTTGTACTTAAGAACTATATAAGAAAGCTTTACCTGGCAAAGGAAATGCCCGAAAAAGAGCCTAACTGGTACCACTATTATGATAGAGAACTCGAGAAGAATGTGGACAATGGTGTTCTTCACTTTTCAGTTTCAATATTGGTGGGTTTTGTTATATCAGTTTTACTGGCAGTTTTTTTCCCCGGATTGCCTATAGTATCTCTCTTCTCAATTTAA
- a CDS encoding pro-sigmaK processing inhibitor BofA family protein: METKWYFLAAILAVCVILLLIGFIKSRFDLIVNFILRICLGLLGIYLLNTILASSQINLGVGVNSLNALVVGVLGLPGFLLVYGAAAYFHFT, translated from the coding sequence ATGGAGACGAAGTGGTATTTTCTGGCGGCTATTTTGGCGGTCTGTGTCATTTTACTGTTAATTGGATTTATCAAAAGCCGCTTTGACCTAATTGTAAACTTTATCCTGCGAATATGCCTTGGCTTGCTTGGAATTTATCTTCTTAATACAATTTTAGCCAGCAGTCAGATTAATCTGGGAGTAGGAGTTAATAGTTTAAATGCACTGGTAGTTGGTGTCCTTGGGCTGCCGGGTTTTCTTCTGGTGTATGGTGCGGCAGCATACTTTCATTTTACATAA
- a CDS encoding sugar ABC transporter permease: MNRPNDYRTKKVTKNVLAHVLLAVLAFIWLVPILWIVMTSFSGDKAFSSNFIPSKFTVNNFKTLFTDTAQFYFLRWFMNTLIVAVCSCILSTFYVLSVSYAISRLRFKMRKPYMNIALILGMFPGFMSMIAVYYILKGLNLTQSLLALILVYSGGAGLGFYIAKGFFDTIPRSIDEAAWLDGATKWNVFTRITIPLSKPIIIYTILTSFMAPWGDYIFVSVIMGDKYNNYTVALGLYRMLEKEFITTWYNRFAAGAVLVSIPIALLFIFMQKYYVEGISGAVKG, from the coding sequence ATGAATAGGCCTAACGATTACCGTACAAAAAAAGTTACAAAAAATGTTCTAGCCCATGTACTTTTAGCTGTCCTGGCCTTTATATGGCTGGTACCCATACTCTGGATTGTTATGACCTCCTTCAGCGGGGACAAAGCTTTTTCCAGTAATTTTATACCGAGTAAATTTACTGTGAATAATTTTAAAACCTTGTTTACGGATACAGCACAGTTCTACTTCCTGCGCTGGTTTATGAATACCTTGATTGTTGCCGTATGCTCCTGTATATTGTCAACTTTTTATGTGTTATCCGTGTCCTACGCCATCTCCAGGTTACGTTTTAAGATGAGAAAGCCATATATGAACATAGCACTGATCCTTGGAATGTTTCCGGGATTCATGTCTATGATTGCAGTTTACTATATTTTAAAGGGATTAAATCTGACACAGTCTCTTTTAGCTCTAATACTTGTTTATTCCGGTGGTGCTGGTCTTGGCTTTTACATTGCCAAGGGCTTCTTTGATACCATCCCCCGCTCTATTGATGAAGCGGCATGGCTTGATGGTGCTACCAAATGGAATGTTTTCACCAGAATTACAATACCTTTGTCAAAACCCATTATCATATATACTATCTTAACCTCCTTTATGGCACCTTGGGGAGATTATATCTTCGTAAGTGTAATTATGGGGGATAAATATAATAACTATACGGTAGCGTTGGGACTGTATAGGATGCTGGAGAAGGAGTTCATTACCACTTGGTATAACCGGTTTGCAGCAGGTGCCGTGCTTGTTTCCATACCGATTGCGCTGTTGTTTATCTTCATGCAGAAATATTATGTAGAAGGTATATCAGGAGCGGTAAAGGGTTAA
- a CDS encoding alpha-amylase family glycosyl hydrolase has product MKKRANIVSLILIMALFLTGCTANKENTAKEPANESVKEESNNMITNTGESKGDHEVINTVSPIDDNNGTYYEVFLYSYYDSNGDGIGDINGLIDKLDYINDGDSKTTSDLGANGIWLMPIMPSGSYHKYDVEDYYNIDSQYGTLDDFKRLIAECNKRGIKVILDLVINHTSDKNPWFQSALKSLAIEPCGKEKCTHKELCRAHNPYVKYYNFVEGKPPKGNYYNTGKGDWYYEGDFSKNMPDLNLDNEALRKDIEDIMSFWLDLGVHGFRLDAALHYFAEDTDKNNNVLSWMNSFIKSKNKDYYMVAEVWTNFSKYVQYYKSGIDSVFDFAFATETGVIAKTLNRSAPTPPGQYFAQALKQVQDGIAKYNPKGIDAPFFTNHDTARAYGYFSGDIDKLKMAAGMNLTMTGNAFVYYGEEIGMTGSGKDENKRAPMYWSNTDSTGMTKGPAGMEGTSYPLGSVEEQAKEDTSVYNYYKNAIAYRNTIPGITRGTVEVVPTLTNSDVTAITKTYNGSKLLLLYNFGTQSKQIELKSLGFSRLAGALDTGIVKTELKDGTVTLPPYSIGILE; this is encoded by the coding sequence ATGAAAAAGAGAGCAAATATTGTAAGTTTAATCTTAATTATGGCTCTGTTCCTTACCGGTTGTACGGCGAATAAAGAAAATACAGCAAAAGAGCCTGCAAATGAGAGTGTTAAAGAGGAAAGTAACAACATGATTACAAATACGGGGGAGTCAAAAGGCGATCATGAAGTTATTAATACCGTTTCGCCTATAGATGATAACAATGGAACCTATTATGAAGTGTTTTTATACTCCTATTACGACAGTAATGGCGATGGAATAGGAGATATCAACGGTTTAATTGACAAGCTGGATTATATCAATGACGGTGATTCCAAAACCACCTCGGATTTGGGGGCCAACGGTATATGGCTTATGCCAATTATGCCGTCAGGCAGTTATCACAAATATGATGTGGAGGATTATTATAATATAGATTCCCAGTATGGTACGCTGGACGATTTTAAGCGCTTGATTGCAGAGTGTAATAAAAGAGGAATTAAGGTGATTTTAGACCTGGTTATCAATCATACCTCGGATAAGAATCCGTGGTTTCAATCTGCATTAAAGAGCCTTGCAATAGAACCTTGCGGAAAGGAGAAATGCACTCATAAGGAGTTGTGCAGAGCACACAATCCTTATGTAAAGTATTACAATTTTGTGGAAGGTAAGCCGCCCAAAGGGAATTATTACAATACAGGGAAAGGTGACTGGTACTACGAGGGAGATTTCAGCAAGAATATGCCGGACCTTAATTTGGACAATGAAGCTTTACGAAAAGATATTGAAGATATCATGAGCTTCTGGCTTGACCTGGGAGTACATGGCTTTCGTTTGGATGCGGCGCTGCACTATTTTGCAGAGGATACAGATAAAAATAACAATGTGCTTTCCTGGATGAATTCCTTTATCAAGAGCAAAAATAAAGATTATTATATGGTTGCCGAGGTATGGACCAATTTCTCCAAGTATGTGCAATATTATAAGAGCGGGATTGACAGTGTTTTTGACTTTGCCTTTGCAACAGAGACCGGTGTTATAGCAAAGACTCTGAATCGCAGCGCGCCTACCCCTCCCGGGCAATATTTTGCACAGGCGTTAAAGCAGGTGCAGGATGGCATAGCAAAATATAATCCCAAGGGCATTGATGCTCCTTTTTTCACAAACCATGATACCGCGAGAGCTTATGGGTATTTCTCAGGGGATATTGACAAGTTGAAAATGGCTGCAGGTATGAATCTTACAATGACAGGAAACGCCTTTGTCTACTATGGTGAAGAGATTGGAATGACCGGCAGCGGCAAAGATGAGAATAAAAGAGCACCCATGTACTGGTCAAACACGGATTCCACAGGGATGACAAAAGGACCGGCTGGTATGGAGGGAACTTCTTATCCTCTTGGGAGCGTAGAAGAACAGGCCAAAGAGGATACTTCTGTATATAACTATTATAAAAACGCCATTGCGTACAGAAACACCATCCCTGGTATTACAAGAGGCACGGTAGAAGTTGTTCCGACGTTAACGAACAGTGATGTAACTGCAATAACTAAAACATATAATGGGAGCAAACTTCTTCTTTTATATAATTTTGGTACGCAATCAAAACAGATTGAATTGAAATCTCTTGGATTTAGTAGGCTTGCAGGTGCTCTGGATACTGGGATAGTAAAGACCGAATTAAAGGATGGAACAGTAACACTGCCGCCTTACTCAATTGGGATTCTGGAATAA
- a CDS encoding carbohydrate ABC transporter permease yields the protein MDKENIGQKFSKAFRALGRWFAFFGEHFIKGDILTKLSFCILGLSNIIRGQIIKGLLFLGIEAAYIFYMVNTGIHSLGGLKDLGSRKQGMVMDDKLGIFVMQKGDNSMLILLYGVVAMSITIAFIIFYRTALRSALSVQKVKERGGRPAGFLEEIKACFDKDLHKTLMALPVTGILLFTVLPLFFMILIAFTNYDHDHQPPGNLFTWVGLLNFKTILFSGKTISHTFWLILGWTFVWAVFATGLNYLFGILLALLINRKETKAKGLWRTLFVISIAVPQFVSLLVVRTMLNNSGAVNALLHQLGLLAPGKYLPFLSDPTWARITVIIVNLWVGIPYTMLITTGILSNIPSDLYESAKVDGAKPVTIFFKITMPYVLFVTTPYLITQFIGNFNNFNVIYFLTGGGPDSLSYYQAGKTDLLVTWLYKLTTGQMKDYSFASTIGILVFIISAIFSLTTYRRTASYNREEDFQ from the coding sequence ATGGATAAAGAGAACATAGGGCAGAAATTTAGCAAAGCCTTCAGGGCATTAGGCCGGTGGTTTGCATTTTTCGGAGAACATTTTATTAAGGGAGATATATTAACGAAGCTCTCTTTTTGCATCCTTGGATTGTCTAATATAATAAGAGGACAGATTATAAAAGGGTTACTCTTTCTTGGAATCGAGGCAGCATATATTTTTTACATGGTTAATACAGGTATCCATTCCCTGGGAGGTTTGAAGGATTTAGGTTCCCGCAAACAGGGTATGGTTATGGATGATAAGCTTGGAATATTTGTAATGCAAAAAGGTGATAATTCCATGCTTATCTTATTGTATGGAGTTGTGGCAATGTCCATTACCATTGCCTTCATCATTTTTTATCGAACAGCTCTTCGTTCTGCTCTTTCTGTACAGAAAGTCAAGGAACGGGGGGGAAGACCAGCTGGCTTTCTGGAAGAAATCAAAGCTTGTTTTGATAAGGATCTTCATAAGACCTTGATGGCATTGCCTGTAACGGGAATACTTCTTTTTACGGTATTGCCGCTGTTCTTTATGATTCTGATTGCTTTTACAAATTATGATCACGATCATCAGCCACCGGGAAATCTGTTCACTTGGGTCGGTCTGCTCAACTTTAAAACTATTTTATTTTCCGGAAAAACAATCTCTCATACCTTCTGGCTGATTTTAGGATGGACTTTTGTATGGGCGGTATTTGCTACCGGTTTAAATTACTTATTTGGAATTTTATTAGCTTTATTGATTAATAGAAAAGAGACAAAAGCAAAAGGTTTATGGCGTACACTTTTTGTAATATCTATCGCGGTACCCCAGTTTGTTTCCCTTTTGGTTGTCAGAACAATGTTAAACAACAGTGGAGCAGTGAATGCTCTGCTGCATCAACTGGGACTGTTAGCTCCCGGTAAATATCTGCCCTTCCTCTCCGATCCTACCTGGGCGAGAATCACGGTCATTATCGTTAACCTATGGGTTGGTATTCCGTATACCATGCTTATTACAACAGGTATCCTCTCCAATATACCTTCAGATTTATATGAATCTGCAAAAGTGGATGGAGCGAAGCCGGTTACTATTTTCTTCAAAATTACGATGCCTTATGTATTGTTTGTAACAACACCTTACCTGATTACGCAGTTTATCGGTAATTTTAATAACTTTAACGTAATATACTTCCTGACGGGAGGAGGTCCTGACAGCTTGTCTTACTATCAGGCAGGAAAGACGGATCTTTTGGTCACCTGGCTATATAAGCTGACTACCGGACAGATGAAAGATTATTCCTTTGCTTCTACAATTGGTATTTTGGTATTTATTATATCAGCAATATTTTCACTGACGACCTACAGAAGAACAGCATCTTATAACAGAGAGGAGGATTTCCAGTAA
- a CDS encoding P-loop NTPase family protein, whose amino-acid sequence MLGYIYACSAGLQASGKVWFQMHKTLAIYDSDAEYLKHLAEYIKAKAPGIFYIKLFTKEETLREYLEAEPTDILLIEEGISGIDEIKAYCRQLVFLTPASESEEITSLHKIYKYQPGESILKELKKLLPEDEKNIAVSHLSEKKIISVVSLCSARLCQGFSLSLWDQQSTNQKTLFTTLQAYPLLKELTAQKGESGLSEFLYYLKQKSPGLSKKIKECIQQQGKYEYIKVVSFGTDIFEITEEDIINWLNLLSQLEYDIFLFEVGFLNQASIRLLQESNVIYLVSEEEDITKNQTESFLQQLSFAGYEDIVERIVKIKADKQSSCIYDEYLIKGLIGTAGREI is encoded by the coding sequence ATGTTAGGTTATATTTATGCCTGCAGCGCAGGCTTGCAGGCATCTGGAAAGGTATGGTTTCAAATGCATAAAACACTTGCAATCTATGACAGTGATGCTGAATATCTAAAACATCTGGCAGAGTATATTAAAGCGAAGGCCCCGGGGATATTTTACATCAAGCTGTTTACTAAGGAAGAAACGCTTCGGGAGTATCTGGAGGCGGAACCTACAGATATTCTTTTGATTGAGGAAGGAATATCCGGAATCGATGAGATAAAGGCTTATTGCCGGCAGCTGGTATTTCTTACACCGGCCTCGGAGTCAGAGGAGATTACTTCCCTACATAAGATTTATAAATATCAGCCGGGCGAGTCAATACTAAAGGAACTAAAAAAGCTATTACCCGAGGATGAAAAAAATATTGCTGTAAGTCATCTATCGGAAAAGAAAATAATAAGTGTGGTTTCATTATGTTCGGCAAGGTTATGTCAGGGTTTTTCCTTATCCCTATGGGATCAGCAATCCACTAATCAAAAAACTCTATTTACAACTCTTCAAGCCTACCCCCTTTTAAAAGAATTAACTGCACAAAAGGGTGAGAGCGGTTTATCTGAATTTCTTTATTATCTAAAACAAAAATCACCCGGATTATCAAAAAAAATAAAAGAATGCATACAGCAGCAAGGAAAATATGAATATATTAAGGTAGTATCCTTTGGTACGGATATCTTCGAGATAACGGAAGAGGATATTATCAATTGGCTGAACCTTTTATCACAGTTAGAGTATGATATATTTCTATTTGAAGTAGGCTTTCTTAATCAAGCTTCCATTCGGCTCTTGCAGGAGAGCAACGTAATCTATCTTGTTTCGGAAGAGGAAGATATTACAAAGAACCAAACAGAGAGTTTCTTGCAGCAGCTAAGCTTTGCAGGATATGAAGACATTGTTGAGAGAATCGTAAAAATTAAGGCAGATAAACAAAGCTCATGTATTTATGATGAGTACTTAATAAAGGGATTGATAGGCACAGCAGGGAGGGAAATTTGA
- a CDS encoding extracellular solute-binding protein, with protein MKKSRKILTLLMVMVLVIGSLAGCKSKNESTGNNTKTDNAQATEAATDTPEATQAAPTDVTLKVWAPQEEQEILKQMCDNFKTAHPEYNLTFDFGVVSEADASTELQKDPTAGADVFAFASDQTSVLSNAGILYPITLDVDKITADNAPASIKAATVNGQLYAYPFTPNSWFMYYDKSKYTEDEVASLDTMMAKDLGDKVKNFSVDLDNGWYISAFFFANGCTLFGPDGTDPTSCTFNDDNGVAVADYLINLAKSPKFMDEADNNTLAAFKDGTLAAACSGTWNADAIKEALGDNYAATALPKITINGQDKQLSNFADFKLIGVNSQTKFAVPAMQLAEYLGGEECQKLRFEKRSIAPTNTKLATDSAVLANPAVAALSLQASYSTLQSSIPQMGNYWTPAQAFGAEILNGTVTKDNAKQKLDDMVNSILSSIG; from the coding sequence ATGAAGAAGAGCAGAAAGATTCTTACATTGCTTATGGTTATGGTTCTTGTAATCGGAAGCTTAGCCGGTTGCAAAAGCAAAAACGAAAGCACAGGAAATAACACAAAAACAGATAACGCACAAGCAACGGAGGCTGCTACCGATACTCCGGAAGCAACACAAGCAGCACCTACTGATGTAACTCTTAAAGTGTGGGCACCTCAGGAAGAACAGGAAATCTTAAAGCAGATGTGCGATAATTTTAAGACGGCACATCCGGAATATAATCTTACATTTGATTTCGGTGTAGTATCCGAAGCAGATGCATCCACAGAACTTCAGAAAGACCCAACAGCAGGTGCAGATGTATTTGCATTCGCATCTGACCAGACTTCCGTACTTTCCAATGCAGGTATTTTATATCCTATCACATTAGATGTTGATAAGATTACAGCAGACAATGCACCTGCCTCCATAAAAGCAGCTACCGTAAACGGACAGCTATATGCTTATCCATTTACACCTAACTCCTGGTTCATGTACTATGATAAGAGCAAGTACACAGAAGACGAAGTTGCTTCTCTTGATACTATGATGGCAAAAGATTTAGGAGACAAGGTGAAGAATTTCTCCGTAGACCTTGATAACGGCTGGTATATTTCCGCTTTCTTCTTTGCAAATGGCTGTACATTATTTGGACCTGACGGAACGGATCCAACTTCTTGTACATTTAATGATGATAATGGTGTAGCAGTTGCTGATTACCTTATCAATTTAGCAAAGAGTCCTAAGTTCATGGATGAAGCAGATAACAACACTTTAGCAGCATTTAAAGATGGTACTTTAGCAGCAGCGTGCTCCGGAACATGGAATGCAGATGCTATAAAAGAAGCTTTAGGAGACAACTATGCTGCTACAGCTCTTCCTAAAATTACAATCAATGGACAAGATAAACAGCTGAGTAACTTTGCAGATTTTAAGTTAATTGGTGTCAACTCCCAGACAAAATTTGCGGTTCCTGCTATGCAGTTAGCTGAATACTTAGGGGGCGAAGAGTGCCAGAAGCTTAGATTCGAAAAGAGAAGCATTGCTCCTACAAATACTAAATTAGCTACCGATTCCGCAGTTCTTGCAAATCCTGCTGTAGCAGCATTAAGCCTTCAGGCTTCTTACTCTACCTTACAATCATCCATTCCTCAGATGGGTAATTACTGGACACCTGCTCAGGCATTTGGTGCTGAAATATTAAATGGCACTGTAACAAAGGATAACGCAAAACAGAAACTTGATGACATGGTTAATAGCATACTTTCATCTATTGGCTAA
- a CDS encoding glycogen/starch/alpha-glucan phosphorylase, which yields MENNFKQYVNTILELDYRKTVKEADATELYHAVSKAVMQMIKKDWDKDASTKKVSYLSAEFLVGRLVYSNLLNSGLYHTYAEMMGENNLDIGIFEDIEDAALGNGGLGRLAACFLDSGATLGIPLNGYGIRYKYGLFKQYFEDGFQKEMPDDWQRFGDPWSIRKDKEKIRIDFKNQSVYAVPYDTPVIGYGGNTVNYLRLWQAEPIEEFNFELFNEQKYDKAVKNRDEAEAISSLLYPNDSTDAGKKLRLKQQYFFSAASVRDMVSRYKEKHGNDFSRFSEEYAIQLNDTHPVVAIPEFLRILMEEEKLSFAKAFRLVRETFAYTNHTVMAEALEKWSISLFRAVIPNVYKYVVMLQKALLKELRTFGKITEDEQQVYNIIDGDLIYMARLAVFACHSTNGVAGLHTEILKKDVLKEWYEVYPERFQNKTNGITQRRWLSLSNMELSGFITDKIGNSWILNLDSLKKLEEYKDNKQVIKQYGDIKRIKKQQLADYIKKQENIQISPDFIFDIQIKRLHEYKRQLLNAFSIMDIYFGIKEGSIKDFTPTLFLFGAKAAPGYFRAKGIIKYINEIAKLIDSDPDVKDLMQVVFVSNYNVSYAQKLVPAADISEQISTAGTEASGTGNMKLMLNGAVTLGTYDGANIEIVEQAGEENNYIFGAKVEEIEKIKDSYNPVMIYNADSRIKRVLDTLIDGTFDDNGSGMFKELYDAILKGASWHKPDHYFLLLDFLSYTEARLRANKDYKDSFEFHRKCFINTANAGLFSSDRTIKEYAKDIWNI from the coding sequence ATGGAAAACAATTTTAAACAATATGTAAATACCATTTTGGAACTGGATTACCGCAAAACAGTGAAAGAAGCTGATGCGACGGAGCTTTATCATGCAGTTTCAAAAGCAGTAATGCAGATGATTAAGAAGGACTGGGATAAAGACGCTTCTACCAAAAAGGTTTCTTATCTGTCTGCGGAATTTCTGGTAGGAAGGCTGGTATACAGTAATCTCCTAAACAGTGGGCTATATCATACATACGCAGAAATGATGGGTGAAAATAATCTGGATATCGGGATTTTTGAAGATATCGAAGATGCCGCACTGGGCAACGGAGGACTTGGAAGACTGGCAGCCTGTTTCTTAGATTCCGGTGCCACACTTGGTATTCCGCTAAATGGATATGGGATACGTTACAAATACGGATTGTTCAAACAGTACTTTGAGGATGGTTTCCAAAAGGAAATGCCTGATGACTGGCAGCGGTTCGGAGATCCTTGGTCTATAAGAAAAGACAAGGAAAAAATAAGAATTGATTTTAAGAATCAGTCAGTATATGCAGTGCCTTATGATACACCGGTTATCGGATACGGCGGTAATACCGTGAATTATTTAAGACTGTGGCAGGCGGAACCAATAGAAGAGTTTAACTTTGAACTCTTTAATGAGCAGAAATACGATAAGGCAGTTAAAAACAGGGATGAGGCAGAAGCAATCTCAAGTCTTCTCTATCCTAATGATTCCACGGATGCCGGGAAGAAGCTTCGCTTAAAACAGCAATATTTCTTTTCAGCAGCTTCCGTAAGGGATATGGTAAGCAGATACAAAGAGAAACATGGTAATGACTTCAGCCGCTTCTCGGAAGAATATGCAATTCAATTAAATGATACCCATCCGGTTGTGGCAATCCCTGAATTCTTAAGAATTCTGATGGAAGAAGAGAAGCTTTCCTTTGCAAAGGCTTTCCGCCTTGTAAGAGAGACTTTTGCTTATACAAATCATACCGTTATGGCAGAAGCTTTAGAAAAATGGAGTATTTCTTTATTCCGTGCCGTAATCCCTAATGTGTATAAATATGTAGTTATGCTGCAAAAAGCGCTCTTAAAAGAATTAAGAACTTTTGGTAAGATTACGGAAGATGAACAGCAGGTATATAACATCATAGATGGTGATCTGATCTATATGGCAAGACTGGCTGTGTTTGCATGTCATTCCACCAACGGTGTGGCAGGACTTCATACGGAAATTCTAAAGAAAGATGTATTAAAAGAGTGGTATGAGGTTTATCCCGAGAGGTTTCAGAATAAGACCAATGGTATTACTCAGAGAAGATGGCTTTCCCTTTCCAATATGGAATTATCCGGCTTTATTACTGACAAGATAGGAAATTCCTGGATTTTAAACCTGGACAGTTTAAAAAAGCTGGAAGAGTATAAAGACAATAAACAGGTTATTAAGCAGTATGGAGATATCAAACGCATTAAAAAGCAGCAGCTTGCAGATTATATTAAGAAACAGGAAAATATTCAGATTAGTCCGGATTTTATTTTTGATATCCAGATAAAGAGGCTCCATGAATACAAGCGTCAGCTTCTCAATGCATTTTCCATTATGGATATCTATTTTGGTATCAAGGAAGGAAGCATTAAGGACTTCACTCCAACCCTGTTCCTTTTCGGAGCAAAGGCCGCACCCGGGTATTTCAGAGCAAAAGGAATCATCAAGTATATCAATGAAATTGCAAAGCTTATTGATTCTGATCCGGATGTCAAAGATTTGATGCAGGTAGTATTTGTATCCAATTACAATGTTTCTTATGCACAAAAGCTTGTACCGGCTGCGGATATTTCAGAGCAGATCTCAACAGCAGGAACGGAAGCTTCCGGAACCGGCAATATGAAACTTATGTTAAACGGCGCTGTAACCCTTGGAACTTACGATGGAGCAAATATCGAAATCGTGGAGCAGGCGGGGGAAGAAAATAATTATATCTTTGGAGCTAAGGTAGAAGAAATAGAGAAGATAAAGGATAGTTACAATCCTGTCATGATATATAATGCTGACTCCAGGATTAAGAGAGTTCTGGACACCTTGATTGACGGAACCTTTGATGATAACGGAAGCGGAATGTTTAAGGAACTCTACGATGCAATTCTAAAGGGTGCCAGCTGGCATAAACCGGATCACTACTTCCTGTTATTAGATTTCCTTTCTTATACAGAAGCCAGGCTTAGAGCCAATAAGGATTATAAGGATTCCTTCGAGTTCCACAGAAAATGCTTTATCAATACGGCAAATGCAGGACTTTTCTCCAGTGACAGAACAATAAAAGAGTATGCAAAGGATATCTGGAATATTTAA